The Roseofilum capinflatum BLCC-M114 genomic sequence GAGGAATCCTCAGTTCCCTCCCCCTCTCCATCGGTATCGGTCATTCCCCAGGAAGCCACACAAGCCAAGTTGGAGAAAGTGGGAGCAGTCAAACCCTCTTGGGAAAATCGGCAGACTCAGCTCGCACCTGAATCAGCCACAACCCTTGATCCAGATTGGACAGTTAAGGCAGAAACTGCGCCAAAAGTACAAGTAAACGCGGCTCCAGAGAAAGTGACTCTGGAACTCTATCAGGTGGAATCAGGAGATACGCTAGACACCATTGCACAAAACCATGGTGTGGAGTCATCTACCCTGATTCAAGCCAATCAACTGAGCGATCCCGACAAACTCGAAGTGAATCAGTCCTTAGCCCTGCCTCGCTTTGAAAGCTCATCCTCAGTTATCCCTTCAACAGAAGTGGAACCCTCCCTCACTTGGAAATCCTCTGGAGAACTGCAAACGTTACAGGAGTTTGATGGCACAGCCAAACCCTTGACTGAGTATCCATCAATCCCCTCAACTGAGACATTGCCGAGCCAACCTCTGGCTCCCCTAACATCTGTGGCTCCAGCCCTAGAAGAAGTTGAGGTTTCTCCGGAAACGGCAGAGAAAGAAACTGACGTTTCGGAATTTTCTGCCCAAACCAAAGAGCAGAGTAAGGACATCCCCTCAGTGGATGTGGGTTCAACTCAGATAGAGCCAGAGCTACCGAATTTACCGACGATTCCCTCGTTAGATTCGACTCCTATAGCTTCTACATTTAATCTGAACAATTCTGGTTTTCCTCAAGCCAGACTCCATCAGGTACAGAGAGGAGAAACCTTGGATTCGATCGCCCGTCGCTATGGCGTAACGCGATCTGAGTTAATCCGAGTGAACCAAATTACCAATCCCAATTTAATTCGAGTCAATCAAAACCTGAAGATTCCTAGCAGCAATGCCTTAGACTCGACAACTGCTACAGCTCTAATCCCAGGGAACAATAACACCCAGATTAGTTCGGCTGACCTAAATCCTCGTCAACCGGTGGCTTTAGTTGATTTGAGTCCCTCGTCATCTGCGAAGCAATTCACGACCTATTCTGATGGCAATAGCTCCTCCTATAGTACCTATGTGGAAGGGCTAACGACGGAGATTAATCAGCTTCGTCAACAGTATCAAAATCAACCCGCGAGTGTCACTCTCCCTCGGACTCAACCCTCAACTCCAGTGACTCCAGTGGCTTCTCCTGCACCTGTAGAACCGGTTAATCCTGAATTTGCTCCTTCTAGCTCTAGCGCTAGTGGCAATTTGGAAGCTGAGTTACAGCGCTTACAGGAGCAATATCGCTCGTCCAGCCCTTCGGCTCCAACCGATCCAACTTCTGGAGGCGTGCAAAATGTAGCGGTGGCTCCCCTGGGGCCAGATGCTTACGACCCCAGTAAGTTGCCCATTGGAGAAATGGTTTCTCCGGAAGTGCCGCCGTTGGCTCCCAGTGAACGCTATTTACCTGGCGATCGCATGAATGGCTATATCTGGCCAGCTCAAGGTGTTTTCACATCTGGATATGGTTGGCGGTGGGGGAGAATGCACCGAGGTATCGATATTGCTGGGCCCATTGGCACGCCAATTTTTGCGGCAGCTCCTGGTGTAGTCGATTATGCTGATTGGAATTCCGGTGGGTATGGCTATTTGGTAGATATTCGTCATCCGGATGGCAGTTTGACCCGCTACGCCCACAATAATCGCCTCTTAGTTCGCAAAGGGCAGAGAGTTCGCCAAGGTCAGCAAATTGCAGAAATGGGAAGTACCGGTTATAGCACTGGGCCTCACCTGCACTTTGAAATCCATCCGGCTGGACAGGGCGCAGTTAACCCGATGGCCTATTTGCCTAATCGTTAAACTCAATCCAACAGATAGGGAAGAATTTTCCCTATCTCCCTTGCTTTTTAGGGAGAGATTGTGTTAGGATAGTGAAGTTGCGATTTTGGCTCGGTAGCTCAGTTGGTTAGAGCAGGGGACTCATAAGCCCAAGGTCGGCAGTTCAAATCTGCCCCGAGCCATCAAACTATTGAATAGTCTCCAAAATCGTCTGTATCCCTTGGATATAGACGGTTTTTATGGGATGGAAAATTTAAATTAGGGAAAATTGGCAAAAAAAGGAGTCATAACGACTATGAGTATGATATGATTCGTAACAATATGTAACGGAGAAAGCAGACATGACTCAATCAGAAGGATGTATCCGCGTTGGACAGGCTGCCCCTGACTTTACGGCAACCGCAGTGGTCGATCAAGAGTTTAAGACCATCAAACTATCTGACTATAAGGGTAAGTATGTGGTGATCTTCTTCTATCCCCTAGACTTCACCTTTGTCTGTCCGACTGAGATTACTGCCTTTAGCGATCGCTATGAAGAATTCAAGAATCTAGGAACCGAAGTCCTAGGAATTTCTG encodes the following:
- a CDS encoding peptidoglycan DD-metalloendopeptidase family protein gives rise to the protein MKRANSQKDNQSVLLPTAVLQAELGHLKQVSPDSNRRVCTSAAMIGLAAISMGFPNLLFPEGQQAARAAEPAALDPNQTTDHRASQPSLTGGGISTTVASPGFNAVPASLGNSPVIFGDTGVTTEETLNPASALVTSQPPAPVSLLEDTPQLSDRTQNQEAIVSSPLVLTPGQGQESAQNTPVAQPEEQKQAALDEAVNYLKVLESVNPESSRITILPSGKTTPKVQDLSVEESSVPSPSPSVSVIPQEATQAKLEKVGAVKPSWENRQTQLAPESATTLDPDWTVKAETAPKVQVNAAPEKVTLELYQVESGDTLDTIAQNHGVESSTLIQANQLSDPDKLEVNQSLALPRFESSSSVIPSTEVEPSLTWKSSGELQTLQEFDGTAKPLTEYPSIPSTETLPSQPLAPLTSVAPALEEVEVSPETAEKETDVSEFSAQTKEQSKDIPSVDVGSTQIEPELPNLPTIPSLDSTPIASTFNLNNSGFPQARLHQVQRGETLDSIARRYGVTRSELIRVNQITNPNLIRVNQNLKIPSSNALDSTTATALIPGNNNTQISSADLNPRQPVALVDLSPSSSAKQFTTYSDGNSSSYSTYVEGLTTEINQLRQQYQNQPASVTLPRTQPSTPVTPVASPAPVEPVNPEFAPSSSSASGNLEAELQRLQEQYRSSSPSAPTDPTSGGVQNVAVAPLGPDAYDPSKLPIGEMVSPEVPPLAPSERYLPGDRMNGYIWPAQGVFTSGYGWRWGRMHRGIDIAGPIGTPIFAAAPGVVDYADWNSGGYGYLVDIRHPDGSLTRYAHNNRLLVRKGQRVRQGQQIAEMGSTGYSTGPHLHFEIHPAGQGAVNPMAYLPNR